The following proteins are encoded in a genomic region of Dysgonomonas mossii:
- a CDS encoding SusD/RagB family nutrient-binding outer membrane lipoprotein produces the protein MKINKLYILGLFASVLLSSCVDDINEDPNRPTSVPTTSLITSAEKLLVDNLRSEQASLRGSMLFVQYFSQNTYTTQSRYDIPFSYSDDYWKGLYKTLNNLEEVVKLNTDPLTKDVATANGAGRNATQIAISRVLKSYAFYALTDVFGNIPYQSYGNKDEDFQALQQNPENITPKYASQEKIYADILSELKAAGDTLIKYQSETTFGKADIIYAGSNQKWAKFANSLRLRFSTRIKDKNQALYQEHFQDALSKGVFTSNADNAAFKYSTTSPNEAPLYRATVTANRKDFAISNIFVDLLQGKNAILPVSDPRLPIYALPATATNTYVGLPYGLANDQAGKFAATGVSLPGAVINAANYAEVLMEYAEVKFLVSEYNSWSQADYASGVRASLEKWGVSADNVNTYLESLPAASKENVLTQKYIALYMQGLESWSEYRRTGYPSFLVKEGDVVFQGTIDGAGVTYRFDPLFGDGGVPGRLYYPTKEQNVNKANYQEALSAQGNDKIETKLWVFKK, from the coding sequence ATGAAAATTAATAAACTATATATATTAGGCTTATTTGCTTCAGTTTTATTGTCCTCTTGTGTTGATGATATAAATGAAGATCCCAACCGCCCAACGTCAGTGCCAACCACCTCTTTGATCACTTCTGCTGAGAAATTGCTGGTTGATAATCTCCGTAGCGAACAGGCATCGTTGAGAGGTTCCATGTTGTTTGTTCAGTATTTTTCTCAAAATACATATACTACCCAATCGCGATATGATATTCCTTTCAGTTATTCTGATGATTACTGGAAAGGGTTATATAAAACATTAAATAATCTGGAGGAGGTAGTAAAGTTGAATACTGATCCTTTAACAAAAGATGTGGCAACCGCTAATGGTGCAGGACGCAATGCTACTCAGATAGCGATAAGCCGTGTATTGAAATCGTATGCATTCTATGCTCTTACCGATGTGTTTGGGAATATCCCTTACCAATCTTACGGCAATAAAGATGAGGACTTTCAGGCATTACAACAAAATCCTGAGAATATAACTCCTAAGTATGCGTCGCAGGAGAAAATCTATGCGGATATATTGAGTGAACTGAAAGCAGCCGGAGATACATTGATCAAATATCAATCGGAAACAACTTTTGGCAAGGCTGATATTATTTATGCAGGTAGCAATCAGAAGTGGGCAAAGTTTGCAAACTCACTGCGACTACGATTTTCTACACGTATAAAAGATAAGAATCAGGCTTTGTATCAAGAACATTTTCAGGATGCATTGAGTAAAGGTGTGTTTACAAGTAATGCTGATAATGCAGCATTCAAGTATTCTACTACTTCTCCTAACGAAGCTCCTTTATATAGAGCTACGGTTACAGCCAACCGGAAAGACTTTGCGATATCTAATATCTTTGTGGATCTGCTTCAAGGGAAGAATGCAATTTTGCCCGTTTCAGATCCTCGTTTACCGATATATGCCTTACCGGCAACAGCTACTAATACTTATGTAGGACTTCCTTATGGCTTAGCAAACGATCAGGCGGGTAAATTCGCAGCAACAGGAGTGAGTTTGCCGGGAGCGGTTATCAATGCGGCAAACTATGCTGAGGTATTGATGGAATACGCCGAAGTAAAATTCTTGGTCTCAGAATATAATTCTTGGTCTCAGGCTGATTATGCATCAGGTGTTCGGGCTTCTCTCGAAAAGTGGGGTGTCTCAGCCGACAATGTGAATACTTATTTGGAGTCTCTTCCTGCTGCTAGTAAAGAGAATGTTTTGACACAAAAGTATATCGCTCTCTATATGCAAGGTCTCGAATCATGGAGTGAATATCGTCGTACAGGCTATCCTTCATTCTTGGTAAAAGAAGGAGATGTTGTATTTCAAGGGACGATAGATGGCGCAGGAGTAACATATCGTTTCGATCCGTTGTTTGGAGATGGGGGTGTTCCGGGACGTTTATACTACCCTACTAAGGAACAGAATGTGAATAAAGCCAACTATCAAGAAGCTCTGTCTGCACAGGGTAATGATAAAATAGAAACAAAATTGTGGGTGTTTAAAAAGTAG
- a CDS encoding TlpA disulfide reductase family protein, which translates to MKKYLIMMAAAFVLMSCNKASEHKLTHGKWRGEFSISDQKFPFLFDVEGSATDSTTVYLINGAERVPLKGVVYSNDTVTIPILAYDAVLTGKIANGKFEGKFKKLFIDNDEGVSFSAEKSDAPRFEVADKATEISLAGKWDIQFIGQKGDTAHNVGIFSQDKNILTGSILTNAGDLRYLEGALTNDGFQFSAFAGLSPYLIKGKFEGNDSFIGEFYTTRGVTKLVGKRNAEAALADPYSLAYMKKGEDRLNFTFPNVEGQKVSLSDPRYKGKVVIVSILGSWCPNCLDEMEYLSPWYKENSKRGVEIIGLAFERKDDPEYVKTVLSRLVKRYNVDYEILFVGKLGDDATAKALPQVSKIMGYPTTIFIDKKGIVRKIHTGFNGPATGLFYEEFKQDFNKVVDDLLAEK; encoded by the coding sequence ATGAAGAAATATTTAATAATGATGGCTGCTGCATTTGTACTAATGTCTTGTAATAAGGCGTCGGAACATAAGCTGACACACGGAAAATGGAGAGGTGAATTCTCTATTTCAGATCAGAAATTTCCATTCTTGTTTGACGTCGAAGGTTCTGCAACAGACTCAACAACCGTGTATTTGATAAACGGGGCAGAGCGTGTTCCACTCAAAGGTGTGGTTTACTCAAACGATACCGTAACTATTCCGATATTAGCTTATGATGCTGTATTAACAGGTAAAATAGCCAATGGTAAATTTGAAGGGAAATTCAAAAAGCTATTTATAGATAACGATGAGGGTGTATCTTTCTCGGCAGAAAAAAGTGATGCTCCGCGCTTTGAAGTTGCGGACAAAGCTACAGAGATTTCCCTTGCCGGTAAATGGGATATCCAGTTTATAGGACAAAAAGGAGATACTGCTCACAATGTAGGGATTTTCAGTCAGGATAAAAATATTCTTACCGGCTCTATTCTGACCAATGCAGGAGACCTTCGTTATCTCGAAGGAGCTTTGACAAACGATGGCTTTCAGTTTTCTGCATTTGCGGGTCTTAGCCCATATCTGATAAAAGGAAAGTTTGAAGGAAATGATAGTTTTATAGGGGAATTCTATACCACACGAGGTGTAACAAAGCTTGTTGGTAAACGCAATGCTGAAGCTGCTCTTGCTGATCCATATAGTTTAGCTTATATGAAGAAAGGAGAGGATCGCCTCAATTTCACATTCCCTAATGTAGAAGGTCAGAAAGTCTCTTTATCCGACCCTCGTTACAAAGGCAAGGTGGTAATTGTATCTATCCTTGGCAGTTGGTGTCCAAATTGCTTGGACGAAATGGAATACCTATCTCCATGGTATAAAGAAAACAGTAAGAGAGGCGTTGAAATCATCGGGTTGGCATTTGAGCGTAAAGATGATCCGGAATATGTAAAGACTGTGCTCTCCCGCTTGGTTAAGCGTTATAATGTAGATTATGAAATCCTGTTTGTAGGCAAGCTGGGTGATGATGCTACTGCTAAGGCTCTTCCGCAGGTGAGTAAAATCATGGGTTATCCTACTACTATCTTTATCGATAAGAAAGGAATTGTAAGAAAGATACACACCGGATTTAATGGTCCTGCTACCGGACTGTTTTATGAGGAGTTTAAACAAGACTTCAATAAAGTAGTAGACGATTTGCTGGCAGAGAAATAA
- a CDS encoding acyltransferase family protein gives MRRYDIDSLRVIAFALLIFYHVGMFFVPWSFHIKNSVIYEGTVFPMLFLNQWRLALLFVISGMGTYYALTKRSAIQFAIERHKRLLIPLIVGMIFVVPPQVYFERLDKGQFSGSYFDFWPKEAFIGSYPEGNISWHHLWFILYLLIFSMVMLPAFLYLRKHPDAWLIRKLKAIVSKAFGLYIFIIPLFLWQLFLAPYFPQTNGLINDWYNLVNYCTFFFFGYLLISLKDSFWDAVTKNRLKFLISGIIGFPLLMCLWYVIGDFPFKGEVQALVKVLNAWSWILTLIGYAAIYLNKPSKIVAYGNEAVYPFYILHQTIIIALGYYLKYVDIGFFPKFSIMVIGTFTITWVIYEFGIRRYSIIRPLFGMKPKSKNKADI, from the coding sequence ATGCGCAGATATGACATTGACAGTTTACGAGTAATCGCCTTTGCTTTATTGATTTTCTATCATGTGGGAATGTTTTTCGTTCCGTGGAGTTTTCACATAAAAAACTCAGTGATATATGAAGGAACTGTTTTCCCGATGCTTTTTCTCAACCAATGGCGGTTGGCTTTGCTCTTTGTAATATCAGGAATGGGAACTTACTATGCTCTGACAAAGCGAAGTGCTATCCAGTTTGCGATAGAGCGTCACAAAAGGCTTCTAATTCCACTTATCGTAGGTATGATCTTTGTCGTTCCACCACAAGTTTATTTCGAACGATTAGATAAGGGGCAGTTTAGCGGCAGCTATTTTGATTTCTGGCCTAAGGAAGCATTCATCGGATCATATCCCGAAGGAAATATATCGTGGCATCACCTATGGTTTATACTTTACTTACTGATATTCTCTATGGTAATGCTTCCGGCTTTTCTTTATCTGCGGAAGCATCCCGATGCATGGCTGATAAGAAAACTGAAAGCCATCGTATCAAAAGCTTTTGGACTCTATATATTCATCATACCGCTCTTCTTATGGCAGTTATTTTTAGCACCTTATTTTCCACAGACAAACGGGCTAATAAATGACTGGTACAATCTTGTTAATTATTGTACATTCTTTTTCTTTGGTTATCTGTTAATTTCATTGAAGGATTCTTTTTGGGATGCAGTAACTAAAAACAGGCTGAAATTTCTGATTAGTGGTATCATTGGGTTTCCTCTGTTGATGTGTCTTTGGTATGTGATCGGCGATTTTCCCTTCAAGGGCGAGGTGCAAGCTTTGGTCAAGGTTCTTAATGCCTGGTCGTGGATTTTAACGTTGATTGGCTATGCCGCTATATATCTCAACAAACCAAGTAAGATAGTGGCATACGGAAATGAAGCTGTATATCCATTTTATATCCTGCATCAAACAATTATCATTGCTCTGGGATATTATCTGAAGTATGTCGATATAGGGTTCTTTCCTAAGTTCTCAATCATGGTGATAGGTACATTTACTATTACATGGGTGATATACGAATTTGGGATAAGACGCTATTCTATCATAAGGCCTTTGTTTGGGATGAAGCCTAAAAGTAAGAATAAGGCAGATATATAA
- the hutH gene encoding histidine ammonia-lyase — MKNVYYIGSGELDFEIIEQIINKNLKLELAAEAKERIQKCRDYLDQKIESQKTPMYGITTGFGSLCNKNISPDELTRLQENLVKSHACSVGEEISPVIVKLMMLLKAHALSLGYSGVQVITVQRIIDFFNNDIIPIVCDRGSLGASGDLAPLANLFLPLIGVGDVYYQGRKREAMSVLDEFGWKPIRLMSKEGLALLNGTQFMSANGVFAMLRAFKLSKKADLIAALSLEAFDGYLDPFLDCLHQMRPHKGQIETADNFRKLLEGSELVAREKDHVQDPYSFRCIPQVHGATKDAIRYVASVLLTEINSVTDNPTIFPDEDKIISGGNFHGQPLAISYDFLAIALAELGNISERRVAQLIMGLRGLPEFLVANPGVNSGFMIPQYASASMVSQNKMYCYAASSDSIVSSNGQEDHVSMGANAAIKIFKVMDNLNHILAIELMNAAQGIDFRRPAKTSPILENFLKEYRKEVAFVNDDIVMYKEIHKTVAFLNRISLEFMD, encoded by the coding sequence ATGAAGAATGTCTATTATATCGGTTCCGGAGAATTGGACTTCGAGATCATTGAACAAATAATCAACAAAAACCTTAAACTAGAATTAGCTGCTGAGGCTAAAGAACGTATACAAAAGTGCAGGGATTATCTGGATCAAAAAATAGAGTCGCAAAAAACACCGATGTATGGCATTACCACAGGGTTCGGTTCGCTCTGCAACAAGAACATATCTCCGGATGAGCTTACACGCTTGCAGGAGAACCTTGTTAAATCGCATGCTTGCAGCGTAGGTGAAGAAATCTCTCCTGTTATTGTCAAGCTGATGATGCTTCTCAAAGCTCACGCCTTATCATTGGGGTATAGCGGAGTACAAGTTATTACTGTTCAGCGTATAATCGACTTTTTCAATAATGATATTATTCCCATCGTTTGCGATCGTGGTTCACTGGGAGCATCAGGCGATTTAGCGCCACTGGCAAATCTATTCCTACCTCTTATTGGTGTCGGCGATGTTTATTATCAGGGGCGTAAACGTGAAGCGATGAGCGTTCTCGATGAGTTTGGATGGAAGCCAATCCGCCTGATGAGCAAAGAAGGGCTGGCTCTGCTGAACGGAACGCAGTTTATGAGTGCAAACGGGGTATTCGCTATGTTGAGAGCATTCAAACTATCTAAAAAAGCGGACTTAATAGCTGCCCTTTCACTCGAAGCTTTTGACGGCTACCTCGATCCGTTTTTAGATTGCCTCCACCAGATGCGTCCGCATAAAGGACAAATAGAAACCGCCGATAATTTCAGAAAACTACTTGAGGGAAGTGAGCTTGTCGCCAGGGAAAAAGATCATGTACAAGACCCTTACTCTTTCAGATGTATCCCACAGGTACATGGAGCAACAAAAGACGCTATAAGATATGTGGCTTCGGTACTGTTGACAGAGATAAACTCAGTAACGGATAATCCGACCATCTTCCCCGACGAAGATAAAATTATATCAGGAGGAAACTTCCACGGACAACCCCTCGCTATTTCGTACGATTTTTTGGCAATTGCTCTAGCCGAACTAGGGAACATTTCGGAGAGACGTGTAGCACAGCTAATTATGGGACTACGAGGACTACCTGAATTTCTCGTGGCTAATCCGGGTGTAAATTCGGGGTTCATGATACCTCAGTATGCTTCGGCTTCGATGGTTAGCCAGAATAAGATGTATTGTTATGCTGCATCGAGCGACTCTATTGTTTCATCCAATGGACAAGAAGACCACGTGAGTATGGGAGCCAATGCTGCGATTAAGATATTCAAAGTAATGGATAACTTAAATCATATACTCGCCATCGAATTAATGAATGCGGCTCAGGGAATAGATTTTCGCCGTCCTGCAAAAACATCTCCTATACTCGAAAACTTCCTGAAAGAATATCGCAAAGAAGTAGCCTTCGTAAACGACGATATCGTTATGTATAAAGAAATACACAAGACTGTAGCTTTTCTGAATAGAATATCACTTGAGTTTATGGACTGA
- a CDS encoding cyclodeaminase/cyclohydrolase family protein, which yields MLVNLSVKDFLAKTAGNDPVPGGGSIAALNAAIASALTEMVANLTIGKKKYEDKEGLMKKIVAITENYRASFMKDIDADSEAYNNVFAAFKLPKETDEEKTERNNQIQEATKIAAEIPMEVARKAVDIMDVITQVADHGNQNAITDACVAIMTARTAAISAILNVKINLSSIKDIEYVALMTQEANYLESEAIMKEQELLSRVSKIL from the coding sequence ATGCTAGTAAACCTATCAGTTAAAGATTTTTTAGCAAAGACAGCAGGAAATGACCCTGTACCCGGAGGAGGTAGCATTGCAGCATTAAATGCAGCAATAGCATCAGCATTGACAGAAATGGTAGCCAATCTTACCATTGGTAAAAAAAAGTATGAAGACAAAGAAGGATTGATGAAAAAAATTGTCGCTATAACAGAAAACTATAGGGCAAGCTTTATGAAAGATATAGATGCCGATTCGGAAGCATATAATAATGTTTTCGCCGCATTCAAACTCCCCAAAGAAACAGACGAAGAGAAAACAGAACGCAACAATCAGATACAGGAAGCAACCAAAATTGCAGCAGAAATACCAATGGAAGTAGCACGCAAAGCCGTGGACATAATGGATGTTATAACACAGGTAGCTGATCATGGCAATCAGAATGCTATAACGGATGCCTGTGTAGCTATAATGACAGCCCGCACTGCTGCGATAAGTGCTATACTGAATGTAAAAATAAATCTTTCCTCGATCAAAGACATAGAATATGTAGCGCTAATGACACAGGAGGCAAACTACCTGGAGAGCGAAGCCATCATGAAAGAGCAGGAGTTATTGAGTAGAGTAAGTAAAATACTATAA